Below is a genomic region from Gopherus flavomarginatus isolate rGopFla2 chromosome 9, rGopFla2.mat.asm, whole genome shotgun sequence.
caaaaacaccctccAAATCAAATCCAACCTCTTTGTCTAAAATCCATGATTAAAACCTGGTACAAACaggtgaatatatatatatatatatatatatttagtagatgtaatattattttttctctctctttcttgttaTACAGCAAACATTGCAAATATAGAAATTTTCTCTGTACAGTAGGACAACTTCGGTTTACAATGCAACATGTGGTAAAACCTCCCAGTGAATAAACACATGAACGAGCCTTCGACTGGATGAAAGTCTAAGCTGGAAGACTCCATTTGCAAAAAGCCTAAAGGAACTTTCTCCTTCTGGTctctttttggtttttgttttgttttgtttggaagggaaggagaaagaagaagACAAACTGTACACAAAGGATCCACAAAATCACGGAATAGGGAATCATGCGATGCAACATTGGAATACTCCAGACCTGAAATCTCTGTCCAACCTCCacccctttttatatattttttcttttctttttttttttataaaacaaacaaaacaaaacttttttttcactccacaggtttgttttttttaagtccctTTGTGTTCAAATTTGGTGCGTATCTCATAAACATGAGATCTtttgtaatctctctctctctcatatattatATAGACTAATTATAGATGTTTCTCATAAtttatggtttgtttgtttgaaagacaGTCTGGATAAAAATAGCTGCTGTGGGTTTCTTTTGGTCCAGTTAGTGTTAAGTCACGAGCTGCGTGAGGACTCAGGACTTGTGCTGGGCAGACACACCTTTCCAGTAGTCTAGGATGTCGTGAAGATCCTCGTCTTTGGCAAACTGGACCTTTTTGCGCAGGGCATGGCCGGCCGCCATATATTCCTCCTCGTCTTTGTGTCGCTTCCGGTTGAGTTTGAAGCGCTCCCAGATGCTGTGTGATGGTTTGCATGTGTACTCTGGGCTGGAGCTGTAGCTCAGGTTGTGATACTGGGGAGAGAGCTGCGAGTAGGCCAGGTCTCTGGGGCGGGGTCTGGTCAAAGGTTCCAGAATGGAGGGCTTACGCCCGCCCAAGCTGTCGTGCTGCTCCCCCTGATGTGAGCCCGGGTAAGAGTGCCGATGTTCGCTGTACTGTCGGATCTTCTCGGCCTCTGCTCGCAGAATGGCCGCCGCTGGTGTCACAGTGAGGATGGTGTCTGTGGTTGGGGATGTCTTCTCAATGTACTTGGCTTCTGACTTGTGGCCGGAGCCCTCAGAGCGGAAGGATCTGGGGCTCCGTATGGAGCCGCTGGAGGAAGTGCTTGAGCGTTTGGGAGGTGCCTCCATGCTGTGATGTCTCTGCAGCGGGTGGCTGTAACTTTCCTTGTACACAGGGGACAGGAAGCCATGTTTGCCAGAGATCTGTTCTGATAAGAGTACCAGCTGAGGCTCAGCGGTGGaaatagcccctgatttcaccccCTGGAAGGAGGTGGACTCTGATTTCAAGGCATCAATGCAGTTGTTGATAATCTGGTTCACCTTGTCCACCTCCTTGGTGATGGTGGAGATCTCAGCCACGGAGCTCTGGCTGTCAGGCGGCATGGATAGCTCACACTCTCGCCTCTCAGGCTGCTCCCCTGTCCGCACTTCCATGTAGTTCCCCTTGGTGGCCTTGGGGGTCTCGCTGCTGTCTATCAACTTGTACTGCTCGACTTCCCCAGCAGAGGGCAAGTAGGGGATGCGGGTCACTGTCTCCCCACCCAGCATCTGCCCCTGGGACAGCTGGGTGATACTGGTTGTTTCCATCTCTGGCCCATACTTTAGCTCGATGATGGTCTTCTTCATGCTCCCAGCTGCCTTCTTGTGCTTCTCCTCCTGCTGACGCCTCTTACGGAGGCAATAGTATACCACCCCCAGAACAATGACCATGCCGAACAGACAGCCCAGGATTGTCATGATATAGTGGGTGGCAGTGGAGGGAGTGGGCACTGGGTCCTCTCTGCTCATTTTGTTTGGGGAGAGGGTGAGGCAAGTGTGGTTGTACCTTAAGACGTGGTGGAGGGAGACCACACAGTAGGTATAGTCTCTTTGTGCTACAAGGTTAGTCAGCTCAATGTCCTCCTTCTGTTTCTTCAGCTTGGTGACGACAGAAGAGAAGCCGTTCTCGTACTGCGCAAGGATGTACATCTTGCTGAATGGGTACGGGATCTGCACTGTCAGCGTGGCCGAGTTGTGGGTGAGATGCTTCACCCGGATGTTGGGACGCATCTCCGTCTCACCCACGGGCGTGTGGAGGGAGACCTGGGGCGTCGTGCCGTCCCCGGAGAAACACTCTTCCTCAGAGCATGGGCTTTCTGACGGAGCTGTGGTCACTTGGTACCTGGGTGGGATAAAGCGAGGTATCATGGTGTAGGAGCTGCCAGTGCAGAGGGTGGAGAGCATGCCCAGAGCATTGCGGTAACCGGTCCGGCCTTGGCCTAGCAAGAAGTAGCCAGTGTAGTCTGGCGGGGAGTCGCACTGCATGCGGTCATAGGTGCGCGTCATGTTGGTGAAGCCTTCCAGCCATTGCAGGAAGCCTAGGAGTTCACAGGAGCAATAGAAGGGGTTATTATAGAGTTCACAGACTGAGAGTTTGTTCAGGCCCCTAAAGGTGTTGCTGTCCAGTCTCTGGATCCTGTTCATGGACAGGTCAATGTTCACTATGTTGGGGCACTCCCAGAAGGCATTGGGGGTGACTGCCTCAATGAGGTTAGCCTGGAGGTAGAGGTACTCCAGCTTTCCTAGGCCCCGGAGGATTCCCTCTGTCAGGTTCCTCAGGCGGTTGTAGCCAAGCTGCAGCACCTGGAGGTTAAACTGTCCTGAGAAGGCACCATCCTCGATGTAGGAGATTTCGTTCTTCGTCAAGTTGAGGTATGTCAGGTTACCGAAGCGGCTGAGTGAGGAGTACTGCACGCTTTTGATCTTGTTGTCATTCAGTCGCAAATCCACAATGGTGCTGTTGATTTGCTGAGGGATGGACTCATAGGGGGGCTGGTTCTGGCTGCAGATAGCCAGCCAAACGAAGCCCTTGTCGCCCTCGATCAGCCAGCAGTCTGCCCGCACCCCGCCAGCGTGCAGCAGAGAGACAGCCGCCACGCACACGCACAGCGCTGACGTCACTGCCCACTGACGACCTGCCATCTGGAAGGGCAACGCGGAGAAGGAGTTCCCTTATCTGCTGGAAGCGGGGAGGGGTGCTGAGTTGGAAAGCAGGGAAGCGTTGGGTTAATGTTCCTTGGGCACCTTCgcttttctctcccttctcctcatGGTTTGGATCCAGTGGGAAGTGTCCAAAGGAAAAGGAGAACCTCGTTGTCCAAGCTGCCCAGTGACCACCCACGGGGTGCCACCACCACAGGCTTATAGGGGGCAATACTATGTCATTGGCCCTTCTGGCATCTTGTCgggcttccactgaagtcaggcgGGTCTGGGTAGGTACATGGAAGGGGACTCCCTCTGGTTTAGAGACACGCTTTTCTTTCACTTTCTACAGTGCctctccttgttttctttttgctgcCCATCTCCAGGTTGGCACCAGGCTTCTCCATCTGCCTCTCCGTGCatctgtccgtccgtccgtccctcTCAGCGCCCTTGTCTGGTCAATGGGCTTacctgcaaaaaaaccaaacaaaatcaaaAAACACAAAAGCGAGACAAAATAATGTTTAAGGGCATTTGTCACACTGCAGCAGCTTCTGGGGCAGTGATGGGGCTGGCTTTCCGAGCCCTGCTTTTCCATTAGCACTAGGCGCCGGGTTTTTTAACATGGCTTCCATTATTTATTTCTTTGCGGGGGGAGGTACACATAATTGAGCCTGCAGTTAATTTTGGGCACAGATGCTGGAATTTAGATGTCTAATGATGTGACATCTGTATGCAAAAAGCTGGTAGTTAGCCATCTACGTCCTGGCATTTGTGACCTCAGTTATGGCAGCATTTCACCCACTAATTGGATGCAGGTTGAGGCTTCTTTCAAATTCTGCCTCTCTCTAACTATGCCTGTATCTGCTTGGTAACTAGGATAAAACCCAGCACTGGAATTCTAAGCTGTTTCTAGGAACTTGGGTAGTAACTCCAGGATATGTTTGTTTCCAGGGAACATCTGAGCCCCACCACTATCTTGATCCTCACCACTCCTCATCATACTTGTCTTTGTGGGGGTGACTTCCAACTCTCCTCCCCCTTTTGCTGTCTCCAGGATTTCCTCCCTTGGATGTTCAGTGTCAGGAGTGGAGGAAATTCCAGGTGGTCACTCGCCCAGTTTTTTAGTAGCCTAACACATATGCAAAGGGCAAAGAGAGACCCTTCCTCACCCACTATAGCTGTCTCTGCTATAAGACTCAGGAGAGTGGACAGGGATCCCTCTGGGGATCCCAGTGACGTCACAGTGCTAAGGAAAACCTCAGAATTCCTTGTTAACGTTTGCTACAGAGTTCTTAGTAGGACTCCTCAGCATTTTCCATTGAAATgttttctgggtttttgagtgaAGGAAAATGTTTGTAGAAAGTGTCTCTGCTTTCCTCGAAGAATGGTGTCTCATTGGAAAATGGAAATTTGGAGATTTATTCAGTTTCTGACAGATTTTGGCCAAAAACATTTAGGTTTTAGCTTttgaacaaaaagttgaaatttccaGTGGGAAAAAATCCCATTTTGAAACCAGCTCTACCCCTGAAGGACTCACTAGCTAGTGTGTTGTGCCTTATGGGGCACTAACTGCCTCTGAGCTTACTGCTCTTGAAGGAGAAAGAGGCTTTCCCTTTACTGCTGACCTTTGGGTGAGAAAGCTGCTTCCTGGCTCACCTAGCTGGCCCTTGAGATTTGGTGGGGCCAAAGCCATGTCTGGAAATCTTCCATCCCAGGAAACAGTAGGAGGAAGAACAGAATCTACCAGGACCTGGTGAAGCCATCACTGGTAAGTAGTGGGGTATCCTGGGCCTTAATGGGGGTGGTAGTTTGTGAATTTATCTCCTGTGAATCTTCTTCTGTCACATTTGCAAAATTTACCAAATCTGGAACCCGGGGCTCAGGTAGCGTGGGCCTGGGGCTCAGAGTGCGATCAGGAGTTGCTGTGAATATTTGCCAGCTAGAACACTAATACTCACGCTGCTGTCTGGGaaaccccccgcccccggcccatGAAGCACTTCTTGAAACTCCACACAGTGAAATATCTAGAGAACCACACGGGAGGGAAGGGGGTCCAGAAGaggctctctctctttcaccaaggGCTCTGCAGAACACATAGGTGGTTGCCCCTAGGAACAGACATGCTCCCCGGATTTCATATGCTCACTATTATACTTGCACCAAAGCTAGTCTACAGCCTAGGCTTGGCCAGGTCCTCTGCTCCTGGGTGTTAGGAAATGACAACTGGGTCATTTGAAAGCAGCCAACAAACTGGTTCATAACTCACAAGTGGACAAGAAACCAGCAAGTTGCCTGGCTTTCAGACCCAAATCCGATCCGTGCAGGTAGAACCTAGTTGCATGGGAGAGCAAGAAGTTGCCTTCTTCCCagggcagctgcatgctgcttggGCCCGTCCTTTCCCAGATATTAGGAAATAACAGATTGAAAAATTAAGCTGCTATTACTCCCTAGGACTTGTCTGGCAGTGGAGCTGTCACTCATTAACGTGCACTTCTAACTAATCCAGTCTGTTTCCCACCTCCCACCCAGCACTGGGGTAGCTACATGACTCTGTGCTGGGTGGAGCAGGTCGATGAGTTGTATGAAACATGGCAACAGTGGgaattttgggccagattctgcctcctCCCGTTGAGCAGGACCTCATGCTGAAAGCAGTCCCGCtgaaatctggcccttattttcCATCTCAGACTCACAGAATATGAAACAGAATGTTTTTCAAAGCTGAAGACCCTGTTAACCAGTCACACTTTATAGCCTGGTAAACAGGCCAGTAATAATGAGCAGTGAAACAGTTTTTGTCCTTACTGAATAGCAAACAATGAATATTCCAAAATGGAACGGTTTGTTTTACGTTACATGAATAACAAAATCTGCTCAAACTTCAGCTGTTTGTGACAGGAGAATATCCAGCCACAAGTCCCCCCAGCTGGAGAGATGTTGATAATGTCTTTGGAGAAAGCCAAAAGCTACTGACCATCGTGTCCCATATGTAGGCCAGGTCTATCCAAGAAACTTTTGTCCATCTAGTAATGTTAGGGGCAGTTTTTGTGACATTTCTATACCAGCGAAAGCCCTAGAGCGGGCGCAGTTAAACTAGCAAAAAAGGTGCTTTTTCTGGTAAAGCTTATTTTGTTTGGTGCATGGTGGTATAATCTCCACTGGAAGAGTTTGCCAGCATAACTATGCCAGCAACCGTCTTCTAGTGTAGATTAGGCCTTGGACGCAGCACGGAATGGAAATGGAATTCTGCCCTCGGATGTTTCAGTGATTAGCCTCAAACACCTTACATCCTCCCTTCGCTAATGGAAGGAGCCAGAGGTTAATGACTACAGCACAGGTCTGGGAGTCACGTAGATGATAATCTCAGATATGCCACTGTATCCCTTGTGGGCTTGGCCAAGTCAATTAACCTTTCCATGCCTCAATTTTTTCTTCAGTAAAATGAGGACAATGAAACTACTTCCCTGGTTCACACGGTGGTGGGAGGCTGAAGTAAAGCGCTTGGAGCCCTTGATGAGAAGATGGGGAGCTCTCATCTGGAGCTCATGTTGTAAACACACGCCACTGAACGTAATCTCTGTTCACATGTTatgtgggctctgggcttcctCTCTGAGTCCATCTCCTACCCTGTAAGACCTGCGCCGCCCCTTTGCATCCTCTCCCGATACATAGCAGACTCGGAAGAGAAGCTCACAGCTCGTTCCCAGTAGGGGCAGGCACGTTAAGTTGGGGTTGGAAGCCATGACTGATGTTCTTTACGTTGTGTATGACACCTTTCACCCAAAAGCTCTTAACGTGCTTTACAAGCCAATTGGCTGACTAGGCTTAGATTTTTGCTTACTCATGTGGTTAGATTTCTGCTGGCCTAAGAGCCTTCTCTGCTCCATTTATGGATGGCTGCCAGCCACAACTGCAGCTCCTTGCTTTCCCATGTCCAGAGATCGCTCACTTGTTCCCTGGGGAACAAGCCACCCCGAGAACGGTGTGAGAAGTGCACCCCCCCAAGCCATGCCACACTCCAAAGGGGTGATGTGGTGGgtgctctctccccatccccacccctgtgTGCTGGGACCTCCCTGAGACCCAATACCTCCTGGAGCTCCTGCTGCCTTGGTGCAGCACAATACAGCCCCCCCACAGGCCTGTGCATTAAAGGCACAATCTGACCATATGCACTGCGAGAATCCCTTCACTCCCCACTGTTTGCCCATGACACAGCAGCACCACACAGGACATCAGGGCAGGGAATGAAGAATCCTGGCTAGTTCCTTCCTTCTCTTTGGTGGGCAGAGTCTCTGCCTCCTCTATCTCCAAGCTCCCACATTAGCCTAAACCAGCGCTTCTGAGTGGAACCCTCAAACTCTGGGGATGTCTGAGCCTGGATCTATCCCCCAGAGTGgctctgaacccagcccttgaATCTTGGAGCGGTTCAGCTCTGGATCTCCATGTTGGCTTATCTCTCAGCCCTGGGGcatgtggcccatggagctgtaCTTTGGCTATAGTAGCAGGAGCTTCCAGGGAAGGAGAAAGTGGAGACAAAACCACAGCGAGGATAACACAGCTGACCTCAAGGTGCCTCCTCATGCAGCCTGCCCTCCTCCCAGGTCTAACCAGGGTGGAGAAGGCTGACTGTAAGTGACTCGAACAGGTTCAGTAATGCTCATGCTGGCTGTTTGCTTTTGCTGCCTGTGTGCTACCTCTCAGTTGAGTTCTCGCCAACAACAGAAACGGAAAAAGGCATTCTATCAGCGGCAGAGTTTAATTCCCGCTCATTAAAGCAAGCAATTTGCTGGTTTATTTGCTTTGCAAAGTATGAATAAAATGACAGCATTAAGGAGATGTAACAGAGGAAAGAAGGGCTAATCTCCCTCTTTATTAGATTGCCGGGACATGACTAGGGAGCTGAGACACAGGCTTTGTTGTTTTTGCACCAAGAAGATAATTGCTCATCTTGCTGGCACTTGGGAGCGTCCTTCCTGACACTGTCTTTGGGGTGGGATCCAGTGTCAGGCGAGGGACTGAGCATCTTGCAGTACAAAGGAAGCAGTTAAAGGAGACCTGCAAAGGGTTActcattttgttttattacaatGGATAAAGAAGGTGTATAAGTGTTCAGtttctgctctgctctgggcGGTTCTTCCCACAAGAAGCGTTTCCTTCCGTTTGCTCTTCCTTTAGAAATAGTGGGCTGGATTCTCAGCTGCCGTCAAATGGCGTAAAATAGCTCATAGTCTAGGCGGCCCCACCAACTTCCACCAACTAGTAATCAGTTCTGTTATATCCCACCTGCCGTCTTTTGCTGGAGGTCTCCTTGGAGGCCTGGGGAAGTAAGCTCTCCCTGCCCTCCACTGAAAGGGTACGGGGTGTTGAATCTCACTCTGTGATCTTTGCTCCTTGCTGTTTGAGTTGGTGttgagaaaaaaacaacaaaatctcCACAGGTTTAACCAGCCTGACTaatctgtccctcctcccctgacCGACTCCTCTTTcactctcttggtacttgtgagATCACAATTCTACCACTTTTGCAGTCATCCATAGAGTCttccaggaaaaacagaggagaaAAAACCTGCATTTCTACTGTAAAAAAcaaccagaaaaataaaatattttcataaagaaacaaaaaaaaaggaagaaagacacTGCCTCCCTAGGGTTGGGATAACAGTACCCACTGATTTGACATGATTCATTTAATCTACACCAGAGATGTCTTGCCCTTTGGTTTGATATGGCTTCATTCTGTCAGGTGTATGTTGTCAGTGACACCTTGGCTGTCTACTAACTGGTGGTCAGCCAATGGAGCACACGTCATACAGTCCCCCAGCTTGCAGATGGACTCTGTGAACAAGTCCTGTACATTACCACAGCCAAAAGTCTAACCCGGAGACACCAGCTGTTAAGCTCCTTAGCTAAAACAGCTGAAGCTCTGCTAAGCTTGTCTCAGGAGGACTTTACTCAGTGCAGGTAACAAAGCATGGATACTGCTGTATTTCTATTTATGAGGGAATATGTTTAATTTCAGTGCTTGAGAAAATGGGATGCTAAAGCCAGGAAACAAGCTTGGTACATTTCCCTCACacccttctgctgatgcacctcactcctgacctgtgATAGCCCTGCTACACCCTGGATCCACACACAGCTTTGCTGCTCCTCAGTTCTGATCTGCAACACCCTTATTATTCTGTGCCTGGGCCTTTACACATCCCTGTCAATGGCACCTCCTACAACCAGGGACTGCTGTGGTTTGTGGTGTCCAGTAGGGACTGGACGGAGAGCATCAAACTCATCACTTCTGATATCCTAGAGCTCCAGAACCAGAGTTCTTGAGACTGAAGGGGCATCACCTAGGCTCTAGAAACAAGTGTCAGGGTGGTTTGATTTTGTTTCCATCTCCTGACTTATGGCATCAGTAAATTAGACCCGAGTAGCAGCTGCAAGGAGAGCCACCACTGAAATAAACAAAGCAgctgagaggggagtggcggGGAGAGGGATCTGGGCCACAGATCTAATAACACGCAGTCTTTGGCACTTGTTTCTTAATTGTATTATTCTACTGAATGAGTTATTTCAAGCTGTGGATTAGATTTACTGACTAGGGGCAAAGAGCCAGATTAGCGCGCACCCTCTCTCTCTTTGGCGTATCCTTTCTTCCATACCTCTGTTTGCCTCCCTACCTTCTGACTCCATCTGGCCATATGTCAGCTTCTCTTAGATCCTCTTTCACAGTCGCACAGGTCAGGTTATCAATAAATGAAGGAGCCGCACTAAAAAGAGAGCAATAGCGACGCGGCAGTGATACATTACAAATGATAAATGTTTAATCATGCAAAGAGGTGGAGAGAGAAAATTTGGCTAACAGGGACCAAATGTTAAAATGAACCCAGGCTATTCATTATGTGTAAAATAATACGAGGAGACAGCTCTAAGATGGCAGAGAAAACATTTATTAATGATGAAGTTTCCCCTAAATGGCTTAATGTCCATTCCGTATATGTCAGGTGCAGAAAGAGTGCTCCCAAGCAGGGTTTCTTCTAATTCATATTCCCCGCATCAGTTGACACTCCTCCTGCCTGGTGATATCGGTTAGCATTGCCACTCCATCGAATAATAAAGGTGCCCAAGCCAATCAAATCCAGGTTCCTCTTCAGTACAAAGGCAGCATTTGGATTCCTTGTTAAGAGTTCAATACGGCACAGCTTGGGTTTGCATCATTGTACTAGTagaattttatgtttgtattttgtataatttagaaGGAAGGATAAAGAACAACAGGATAATAATGTAGTGTGTATTAAATGTATTGATCTATGATTTGaccatatcctgccagccacTCTTTTTGAgcagcagaaaggaatggcctaacAGCCATTGGTAGAGATGCATCAGCCAGCATTTCTCTGTGTCTGGAtggatttcaaggcagtaacagacctttgagggtcaccactttgttgtaggttagcattttaaaataaataaaagaatgccgtgattgtttttcttttgcatttcaaCTTGATGTTCCggttcaaaatgttctgtgtaaattaattctgttttgtgtgtgaatgagaaatgggtgttaagagataagtgtgaaggccatcactGAACCAGATGTTCTAGGGAGAAACCGGAGACAGACGCAAGGGCGCCAGAGGTTGCAACACGCTCCTGttgaaatgtcagaggagggcaaattgatgactctaaagatgagacaggcacctatcaatggggacaagatagctgtgatcaaaaccagtATGAGGTAACTCCCTGAGAGACTTGATGAAAGAACAAGAGAAAGgatgagaaggacaatttaagaaaatGAGCACTCATCGAAcaacaattgattacagcatgatggtaaaaaactcattggtcccagtGAAGGAAAATCACAATATAAATGGGGTGCtatgccatgaaactttgggtttgTCCTGCCAAGACATCCCCGGAGCATTGTGTCATGACTGACAGAACCCAGTTCCTACCTACCcgtgatcaacctagctggccactagattgatccggactctggactggtaactacacctctaccccgatataacatgaattaggATATAATTCAGTAAAGCAGCACTTCGGGGGGcgaggctgtgcactccagtggaacaaagcaagttcgatataacacggtttcacctataacgcagtaagattttttggctcccgaggacggcgttatatcagggtagaggtgtataacatcgactctgtgtgtgtgtgtgtgtgtttgtggtgtgATTGAATGCATACGCTAATCGTTGTATCTTCAATAAACACGACGtactgccttttcccctgaaaaagatcccatgtgcttcttataagcataacctCATGGCCTACCATCTATACTTGATCCCCAGGGCTTTTGGGCCAGGGCTGAGGCCCGGCACCTCaaagcttggcagttcatagccccggcacctctgagcTTGCCGTGTcggttatgaaagtaaaaagatTGCTtgagcacctctttcattacaaattaagtaaTTTGTTGATCCCCAAATGCTTCACAGAGTCAGATAATAGCATTCCCCAGTCAATTTCACTCTCTCTCcctgctattatttattatttaagagGTAGAGGCAAGGGAGGAAAGATATGTTTTCAGCTGAGGTTTGAAGGGAGATGAAGAGGCAATGAAGCAGAGAGATGCAGGGAGGCTGATGCATGAGAGAAGGCTTTTAGTGAGACTGTGGGGAGGAGCACAGAAGAGGTAGGAGCTAGAGAGGTGGAGGCAGCAGGGAGGTGGAACAGACACAGGCCAGTTCTGTTGCCCTTGGTCCGTATGCAGAAGTGCCATGGACACAAGCAGGTGCTCTCTATATAGACTGAGGGCAATATATGGCCCAGTGGGAAGTTCAGAGGAGCTGGCATTTTGGACTGTCATTGACACATGTGAAATGAATGCCGAGCAGAGGTCAAACGCTTCCAGTCTGATTTGGAATGGTGGCCATGACTCCACTCTGGGCAGGgtggtggagaatcaggcctagtgAATGCCAGTTTGTGGAGCTCAAAACGTGTCCCTTTCCACAATGGAGGGTACAGTCCGCAGAAGTTTccataaaatcaaaattttcagcaaaatttttttgattttgctgaagtgtttctgaacaaaatatttcattttgggtcagcGCAATATTAAACTGCATCTGCCTAATGTGCTGCAATGCCTTATGGGAGTTGAAGTTCAGATGCTTCATGCCCCCATTCTCTCCTTGGctagactacaactcccatgaggcaccaaaacaaaatatttccatttagaAATGACTAGACATTTCTGCATGGGCATGTTTCATAACTTTTCCTTCCGTGAAAAAATCAGTAGttcaacttttcatcccaaatcaggatgaaaaaatgtcaaaatattggcGTTTCCAGGCAATGGAAATGCCGATTTTCTCGGCTCACATCTGCAGTCATTGATGCTGCTGTATTCCTCCCCACATTGCTTAGCTTTCCAGGTCTAACAAGATTGCGGCCCTAGATAGTACAGCTGCAAATCACTGAGTAGAATAATATGCAGTGTTCAGATGTCTTCCTGGGTAACTGACCTTCTAAAACCAGCTGGTTACCTGTGCATTAAACCAACCTCCTGAAATATCACAGTGGGCAGAGTAAATGTCATATCGAGCTTAG
It encodes:
- the ELFN1 gene encoding protein ELFN1, whose product is MAGRQWAVTSALCVCVAAVSLLHAGGVRADCWLIEGDKGFVWLAICSQNQPPYESIPQQINSTIVDLRLNDNKIKSVQYSSLSRFGNLTYLNLTKNEISYIEDGAFSGQFNLQVLQLGYNRLRNLTEGILRGLGKLEYLYLQANLIEAVTPNAFWECPNIVNIDLSMNRIQRLDSNTFRGLNKLSVCELYNNPFYCSCELLGFLQWLEGFTNMTRTYDRMQCDSPPDYTGYFLLGQGRTGYRNALGMLSTLCTGSSYTMIPRFIPPRYQVTTAPSESPCSEEECFSGDGTTPQVSLHTPVGETEMRPNIRVKHLTHNSATLTVQIPYPFSKMYILAQYENGFSSVVTKLKKQKEDIELTNLVAQRDYTYCVVSLHHVLRYNHTCLTLSPNKMSREDPVPTPSTATHYIMTILGCLFGMVIVLGVVYYCLRKRRQQEEKHKKAAGSMKKTIIELKYGPEMETTSITQLSQGQMLGGETVTRIPYLPSAGEVEQYKLIDSSETPKATKGNYMEVRTGEQPERRECELSMPPDSQSSVAEISTITKEVDKVNQIINNCIDALKSESTSFQGVKSGAISTAEPQLVLLSEQISGKHGFLSPVYKESYSHPLQRHHSMEAPPKRSSTSSSGSIRSPRSFRSEGSGHKSEAKYIEKTSPTTDTILTVTPAAAILRAEAEKIRQYSEHRHSYPGSHQGEQHDSLGGRKPSILEPLTRPRPRDLAYSQLSPQYHNLSYSSSPEYTCKPSHSIWERFKLNRKRHKDEEEYMAAGHALRKKVQFAKDEDLHDILDYWKGVSAQHKS